From the genome of Devriesea agamarum, one region includes:
- a CDS encoding GNAT family N-acetyltransferase, translated as MHRRRFSSLPDRGGRGERSQGHSTAVEDPSRLVRISDRRPSFKGTARKPVISAEVRGVPKIRPATFQLSRFGQHPDDLGTESAKLPTVTREGTTTWPVEIRTERLLVRAPDDRDRHDVIRLLTDPQTRTYLGGSIDYASRQALELSPLGLTWGNWVICSGEDDTMIGSIILGYDRGELELSYALLPEYVGLGYAAEACQAVLRWARDNLEDDQVIAVTQSRNKRSIQLLKRLGFTVRKGLEEFGEQQLLMELPFTALVTDPEAA; from the coding sequence GTGCATCGTCGTCGATTCTCCTCGCTGCCGGATCGCGGCGGTCGGGGTGAGCGTAGCCAAGGCCACTCTACCGCCGTCGAGGACCCATCGCGGCTGGTTCGTATTTCGGATCGGCGCCCGTCGTTTAAGGGCACTGCACGCAAGCCTGTCATCTCAGCTGAGGTCCGGGGAGTACCCAAAATCCGCCCTGCAACATTCCAGTTATCCCGATTCGGGCAACATCCCGATGACCTCGGGACCGAAAGCGCTAAGCTACCGACCGTGACACGAGAGGGAACGACGACGTGGCCCGTAGAGATCAGAACGGAGCGCCTGCTCGTCAGAGCTCCTGACGATCGCGACCGCCACGATGTCATCCGGCTATTGACCGACCCACAGACCCGCACCTACCTGGGCGGCTCCATCGACTACGCCTCCCGGCAAGCGCTTGAACTCTCACCTTTGGGGCTGACGTGGGGAAACTGGGTGATCTGCTCGGGCGAGGACGACACCATGATTGGCTCGATCATCTTAGGGTACGACCGTGGCGAGCTGGAATTGTCCTATGCTCTGCTACCCGAATACGTTGGCCTCGGCTATGCGGCAGAGGCGTGCCAGGCAGTTTTGCGTTGGGCGCGAGACAACCTCGAAGACGATCAGGTCATCGCCGTGACGCAGTCTCGTAACAAGCGCAGTATTCAGCTGCTGAAGCGACTCGGTTTCACCGTGCGCAAGGGCTTAGAAGAGTTTGGGGAGCAGCAACTGTTAATGGAACTGCCGTTCACCGCGTTGGTGACAGATCCCGAGGCCGCGTAG